In Euphorbia lathyris chromosome 2, ddEupLath1.1, whole genome shotgun sequence, the sequence ATTTGCTTATGGGCAAACAGGATCAGGAAAAACTTACACTATGGTAAGATAGTGGTTTTATACTCTGcataaaaatgtgataatttATTGGTTGtagataaaaaaatttgttGACTTGTTGTTCATGCCTCCAGACAGGACCAAGAGATCTTACAGAGAAAACTTTGGGTGTGAACTATAGGGCATTGAGCGATTTGTTTCTTCTAGCTGAGCAAAGAAAAGACGTCTTTCGATATAATGTGGCTGTACAAATGATAGAGATTTACAATGAGCAAGTCAGGGATCTCCTTGTCACTGATGGAAGTAACAAAAGATATCCTTCCCAAACATATTCCTGTACTTTATTAATTGAAACAACCTCTTATTCCCTTTTGTCTTTTCGGAAGAATtacttattctttcttataataattattttcacAAATTAGTGGCATGAGAAGTCATTCATCTGTTTTAAAAATCCTACCCAGAAATGAATTAAAATGGTTATCCTTAATTTATCAATACATTAGAAATTCGCAATAGCTCCCAGACAGGTTTGAATGTACCAGATGCTAATCTTGTTCCCGTGTCATCAACATCTGATGTCATTGACTTGATGAACCTTGGACATAGGAATCGTGTAGTTGGTGCCACAGCTCTAAATGATCGTAGCAGCCGCTCTCATAGGTAAACTTttagtttttttcttcttcaatgTGTTTGTATATCCATGAGTCTACAGCAACTGACTTCGCGGTTATTATGAAACTATAGTTGCTTGACTGTTCATGTTCAAGGAAAGGACTTGACATCTGGAGCTCTACTTCGCGGTTGCATGCATCTGGTTGATTTGGCAGGAAGTGAGAGGGTAGACAAATCTGAAGTGACAGGAGATAGACTGAAAGAGGCGCAACATATTAACAAATCTCTCTCAGCTTTAGGTGATGTTATTGCTTCACTAGCTCACAAGAATCCACATGTACCATACAGAAACAGCAAACTTACTCAACTGCTTCAAGACTCACTTGGTAAGGTCAAATGACCTGGTTCTAAAATTTtagtatttctttttcttctgttttcctTGCCAAAACTGATTGTTACAATTGTGATTCTTACATAGGGGGGCAGGCCAAGACATTGATGTTTGTGCACATAAGCCCTGAGCCAGATGCagttggagaaacaataagtaCGCTTAAGTTTGCTGAGCGTGTTGCCACCGTTGAACTAGGTGCAGCTCGAGTAAATAAAGACAGTACAGATGTTAAAGAGCTCAAAGAGCAGGTTATACATCTTTCCTTCCCTTTCCCTTTCACTTTTTTTTCCCTTTATAGTTCAAACGCTACAAATTTTAACCTATACTATATGAAAGATCTGATTTTGCTCCCTGTTTCCTCATTTCCTTTCAGATTGCTAGTCTTAAGGCTGCATTATCAAGGAAAGAGGGAGAACCAGAACAATTCCAACATTCTTTGGTTAGAAGAAAAGATAATGAGTCGTCACCATTTAATTCCAACCAGCGGCTTGGAGATGTGAATGATAGCAATAGCTTCCGACAAGCCATGGGTGATGTGGGTAACATAGAGGTGAATCTTGCTATTATATCATGATTGGTTGTGTGATGTGAGTAACATAGAGGTTTAATCTTGCTACTATATCATGATGGGTTGTGTGATGTGAGTAACATATGGATGAATCTTACTAATTTATCATGATTGGTTACAGTTTTTTCTTCAATGTTTTTTATTCCAGCTTTTTTTGCAATATCTGATATCTTTCAAGACAAATGTTACACAATACAAACAATGAATTAGAGATAGGATGAATAGCATGGTGGGAAATACTTCGACGTTAATATCTTGGAATATGAATTTCTATCATTCCTTGTTCATGGTGGGAAAATAATGCTTAGAGTATTAATTATACATTTTCACATAAATGTTCATGGTCAAATAATTACAGGGAAAGATTCAAAATAATCATTATTACGTCAAAGGAGTATAAAGAAGCAACAGTACTGGGATTGCTTTACTTTTCTTTAGTAACGATAAGTCattgattaattactttctaAGTGGTGGAAGTATTTTTATTCTTGTGTACACTAATTGCGTCGTCTGCAGGTTCAAACACTGAGGCAAAAAAGGCAAAGTTTCGATCTTGATGAGCTATTAGCAAATTCACCTCCGTGGCCTCCTGTTATTAGTCCCAACAAAAACTATGGAGAAGATGAGAAGGAAATGGGGGGATCAGGTGATTGGGTAGATAAAGTGATGGTAAACAAGCAAGATGCTATAAACAGAATTGAAAACCCTCTAGGCTGTTGGGAAGCAGACAATGGCAATCTCCCTGATGTCTTTTACCAAAAATATCTTTCAGACACTTCCAAAATCTACCCTGAACAATCCTATAATATGTTCATGGGTAACACCCGATTTAACACGAGTAACACCGATGATACTGATGATCTTGATGCTGCCACTAGCGATTCATCAGAGCCTGATTTGTTATGGCAATTTAATCAGACCAAACTTTCTGGCATAGCCAATGGTAGTGAGTCAAAAACCAAGAGGCCAAATTCAAAAGCAGCTAAGAATCCAGAGTTGAGGTACTTGTGAATTATGATACATACACATTTTAGACTGCCTATAAGTTTATAACaagtatgttttttttatgttaatcTGATGTTAATTTTTGCAGCAGAAACTTAAATGCTATGCAAGGCCCTTCACCGTCACGGAAATTGCCTAATGGAGCTAGTCCTTTCTCACAGCGGAGTGGAAGGCTGCCAGCTCCTGTTGATATGAAACGCAGGACTGCAAGTAGGAAGTAGGAACATTAGTCACGCTGGGgaagatttgattttttttatttttttttacccttatatatatttcttgatttaatttttttttttctgagagaaaaaagaaaaggttTTCCTTTTCCATTTTTATTTTCCCATTTGTCTATAATACAGTAAAATGGAGCAATTATTTTAGTTGCTTGTGTCCATTGGGGTGTTTTCTGACTTGGCTTTGAggggtatatttgtttgcacaTTCATATTTTACTTATTGTTCTTATGTAAAGTTTTTCAAACCCAGATTTGAGTTGTAACTTCTTTTCTAATTTTATGTAGTTTATAACAAAGAAAAGAATATCATTCCATAAATAGCCAGAGTGGCAACTATGTTGTTCTTTACTCTTTCTTCAATCCTCCTCACCAAATAAGGTTGAGCATGCCGTCCGACGAGTTCAGATCCGCCTCTAGTGTCGTTGGACGGTACGCAATGGGTGAATAATATACCTGACTCACCTCCATGCTCTTGCAAAGATTATGTTAGTGAAAAGCAATATGCTTAAGAGAATAATGAACCTAGGGTTGTGCCTGATCTATTGGAAGAGGGGTTGATTTTCACGATGATCCTCATGAACCTAATATCACCATTGTCCTTGAGCTAATTGTAGAATGGTTCCAGCCTTGGAAGACGCTTTGGTTGTGAAACTCCTCGGAAAGAATGTTGGTTACATTGCTCTAAGCAAACATGCCCTTGAGGTATGGAAACCCGTTGGTGAGCTTAATATTATGGTCCTATGAACGTTGACAATCCAGAGGATAGAACATGTAATTAGGGATGGATCGTGGATCGTTCAGAGTCATTATCTAACGACTAGAGTTTGGTCTCCTAAGTTTGTTTCGTCCGATGCCATTATTAGTTCGACTATGGTATGTGTTAGAATCGCTAATGTGCTTTTGCAATATTATGATGAGAGTTGCTTAATGTTGCTTCCGAACTTGTTTTGCAAGTCCATTAGGGTTGATCGCAGTACTCGCCTTGCTCCCAAAGGAAGATTTGCACGTGTGTGCGTGTAAGTTGATTTAGCGAAGCACTCAATTGCTCAATTCAAGTTGAATGGGGAGCATTGTAGAGTTAAGTATGAGGGTCTCCATGTGGCTTGTACGAGGTGTGGTCATTATAGGCACCGAAACTTGTTCGAGGTGTGGTCACTATAAGCATCGAAAGAACTTTGACCTAACCCTAACATTATTACCTAGTCTCATGTTCATGCTAATAGCAATGCCTCGGCTATGAACGTCGACTAGATGCTACGACTGGTCTGGAGTAAGGAAACGAACCTACTACCATGCCATAGTTGGAGAATTCTGTTGGAATTTCAGACTTAATAAAAGAGAATGAATGAGATGATTTGATAACAACTCAATTTGTTGTGAAAAGCGTTAATATTATTGATCTGATACCGAGTTTAAATACAGCATGAACAGTTACAGAATAATTGTTGAATAACCATTTTCTACAAATCAGTGAATTAATAACCACTTCAGCAACTGACTAAATCAAACTTACAGAAGAAGATATTCTAAACataatacaaaaataatgtagcAGTTACTAAAGCATAAATTCAACACTCCTCCTTGCTTTGGTTGCTGCAAACTCCAAACTTTTCTTTAAGGAACTCAAACTTGCTCTTTGGCAATGTCTTGGTGAATATGTCTGCTTAATATCATCTCTGATTCAAGGGAGCAATACAAGCCTATAGAAACATTCTGCCTTCTTTGCACTCAAATTAGAAGCAAAAATTCTAGTTGTTTGATACATTGCATTTGGTGACCAATTCTCAGGTTTTGTAAGGTATAAAACATCCTCCCACAGTTGCATTACAGGGATATGCTTAAATGCTTTGGGCATTTTTCCAGCTGTGTACTTGCTCAAGAACTCCCCAAGCCCTTTATACAATTTTATGATCGATTCATCTAGTTTAGGCAAAGGAGGCACTTATAAAGAAACATTTGTGTTCTtctgtttgatttttttaacaatGAGGTCTACAAGTGTGCGTTGTGGACCTGCGTCTTTGGACAAAAATGACTCAAGTAATTTCTCCTCATACTCATCAGTCTCATCATAATCACCAAACTGAGTTTGAGTTTCAGAGAAACCATTAAAATCATCAAAGTCCCCTTTTTCATCTTCTTTTCGATCCCTGGCATTTTCTTCTTCAGCTAAAGCAAAGGCAGTAGTACCAGTAGGATTTGTCTCCTCAACCTCCTCTTGAATTTCCTTCTGCTTAATCAACGCCTCTTTCAAAAATTTTGAACTCAAACCTGATGAGATCATCTTTTCACAGACTTCTGAATTAATTTGTGTCTTAGTAAACACTATTTGCTCCTCCTTCAATGGATTCAATGCAAAGATCTTGCCTTTCATCTTCACTTTGAACACATCTTTGTCCAATGAATCCTTTATGATGCAGTGATTTGTTTCAAATAAAACTTTGAAACCCTTCTCAAAAAGTTGGCCAACACTTAATAAATTCTGACTTATTTTAGGCATAAATAATACATCTTTGATTTTTTTGTACCTGAAGAGCTCTTAATAGCCACTGTACCTTTTCCCTTCACTGGAATGTACTCTCCATTTCCAATTTTGACTTTGGAAACTGCTGATGTATCTAGCTCCTTGAACAAAGCACGATCATAAGTTATATGGTTCGTACATCCGCTATCTACAAGCCAATTATCACTTGAATTTCCAGCAGCAAAACATAAAGCCACAAAAAGATActcctcttcttcttgattAGCAACTTGAgcaacatttttctgttgggcATTAACATGAGTTTCTGACTTTTGTTGAGTGTTGCTTTTGCAGATCTTTTGATGATGTCCCATCTTTTGGCACTTCTCACATTGTTGATCTAGTCTTCTCCAACATTTAATAGGTGGatgacctttcttcccacaatgATGACAAGGAGGAAAGTCAGATTTAGTTCTTCCACtggtattagaagaatctaaaacttccttcttattctttttGTACTTCTTCCCTTTTTCTCCCTGGCTGGATTGACCCTTTGCAAATAATGCACCTTCAACAAAATTCTCAGACCTCAAAAGTCTCCTCTGCTCTTGTGCCTGCAAAGCATTCAACAACTCTGCCAAACTAATTTTTGACAGATCTTTAGTGTTTTCCAAAGAAGAAATGGTTGCCTCAAACCTTTCAGGAACCGTCACAAGAAGCTTTTGAACTAATCTAGAATCAGGAAATTCAGTACCAAGTAATCTTACTTTGTTAGCAATGCTAAGCAATTTGTCTGAATACTCTTTGACAGTTTCTGAATCCTTCATCTTTTGAAATTCAAATTCTCTGATCAAGTTAGGAGCTTTCATTCCCTTGATCTTCTCATCTCCTTCAAATTCCTTCTTCAAGAAATTCCAGACTTCAAATGCTGATTTCATTGTCATGATTCTGATAAACATGCCAAATGAGACTGCATCAAATAACGTAGCTCTGGCCTTCGACTTTCTTGATTTTTTCTCCTTGTGATTTTTTATCTGTTCCATAGTTGGATTCTCGGACAATGGAGGAACTTCGTAGTCCTCTTCAACAGCTTCCCAGAGATCATTAGCCTCTAGATGTGCTTCCATCCTTGCTGCCCAAATATGATAGCCTTCACCGTTGAAAACAGGTGGTGCTAATACAGTAAATGGAGTTTCTGACAAATCCatgaaagaagaagagaaaaagaaataataacaaattcacaAGTCCCTCAAGAagagagctctgataccaattcgTTGGAATTTCAGACTTAATAAAAGAGAATGAATGAGATGATTTGATAACAACTCAATTTGTTGTGAAAAGGGTTAATATTATTGATCTGATACTAAGTTTAAATACAGCAGGAACAGTTACAGAATAACTGTTGAATAACCATTTCCTACACATCAGTGAATTAATAACCACTTCAGCAACTGACTAAATCAAACTTACAGAAAAAGATATACTAAACataatacaaaaataatgtagcAGTTACTAAAGCATAAATTCAACAAATTCTAATGCAAATGAGTATGGGCCTTGGCGCATGGTTTCCTAATCGTAAATACACTCCTCGAAACAAGAGCATTACTGTTGGGACTGCTGGGGTAATACCGAAGTTAACAATGTGTCGAAATCAAATGGAAAATTTGCTTATACTCGGAAGGGAAAACAGTGGTGAATAATGATGACTCGCCTATGCAACAATTTTCTTTTGATGTGTCTAAGAGGAAAGGTAACAGTAGTTCGAAAGACAATGCTTCTTAGTGCTACTCTCAACTGGACTTCAGGACAACAACATAAAGAACTGAATGGGTGTAGATCCGAGAGGCCATGGAAAGGAGAATGTTTTGTTTTCCAAGAAAGGCTCaggaaaaaataaatgaagTAGGGTCGAGGGCACTGATGCCTCTCCTCTAAAAGCCTTAGATGCAAATGTGCAAAATGTCGTTCCAAAGTAGGTAAATCTTATAGATGTTGGTTTGGATTAATGTGCTTGGAAATGCATCGGGGAAGTGTTAGGGGACCAAGCAGGTAAATCTTATAGATGTTGATTTGGAAGTGTCAGGGGACCAAGCAAACATAAAAGTGACATTTCAAAGGGTCAGATCACCGACCAGGGGTTGGGATCAGAGACCCACCCTTTTTAGTTATTTGGTGGAACCATCTCAGGTTGCGGACCTCTCATCGAGGTCGGTGACCTAAGACACTGTTGGACGCATAACCACCTAGCAGATTTTCGGAAAATAGCTTTGCTATTTGAGCAAGGCTTCTAAATTCAACATGGGCCTTTGTTGCCtccattttcaattttattttatttttttcaaaccaTGAACTAGAGGGTCCGCACCACCACAACGGCACTTTTAAACCATATCCACATCTAGATTTATCTACATTTACTGGTTGGTAGGCAGCTCAAATGGATGAGACAGCTGGCCCAATGATTTAAAATTGCTCCATACCCAAAGTGAGGTTCGAACTCCCACTCTTGGTTAAGGGTGGAAAAGCCCTTATTGTTAGAGATGGCAACGGGTACTGTATCTGCGGGTACCCGATACTATCTGATCCTAATGGGATTACatgtaccctgtataaaagggtatgtgacgggtatgggatcaaaaccactacccgttagggtaatgggacgggtatgtgAATACCCCAtagggtacccgttacccgttataactcttttatatattaaagaagattattttattttttagacgTAAGATGTGAAATTTGAACtccaaccttttgtttttcaaccattaAGTGATACCGCTAAGTTACTTTATTCTTGTTGATTaaagttcaatttgttcaatttttagatggatgatttattaaatttatactttgttaaattcgtaatatttttttattttatttattaattcttaACGGATAaaggtacccgcgggtacccatgaattaaatggaaagagtatgggatgcaaaaaatATACCCGTTAGAGTAATGAGACGGGTAAaagtaagggtttgggattggtACCTTATCAGTTGCCATCCCTACTTATTGTAGTCTGTGCATTTCAAAATCGAACATTATAGTCACTTTTAGCATCGATAAAAATGACCACCCCATAAATAATCCTTCATTGCAAAGCTActgaaaattttaattcttaaaattttttattaagaaaGAGAGAGTTTAAAAATAGTGATGtatccaatatatatatatcctccATGAAGGTGACTCGGGGGTGGGTATCCAATAGGAGATAGTCCAACAAGGGTCCATGatgggatggcaacgggtagggtacccgcgggtaatgccatttccaaacccttacctttttattttttaattacctgtacccgtcccattaccctaacgggtatactttttgcatctcatacccttcccatttaattcgcggatACCCGCGGGTActcttacccgttaagaatcaataaataaaaaaaaacattacaaatttaacaaactataaatttaataaatcatcaatctaaaaattgaataaattgaaccttaatttaataagaataaagtagcttagtggtatcactcaattgttgaaaaataaatggttgggGTTTAAATGTCACATCTTAGatctaaaaaataatgatatttattaatataaaaaaaaattatgacgggtaacggataccgggtaccctagggggtattcccatacccgttccattaccctaacgggtaatggttttgatcccatacccgtctcatacccttttatacagggtacgagtagtcccattagggtcgggtagtgccgaatacccgcgggtacactacccgttgccatcccatCGTGGAGATGGTAAGATTTTGGTCTATCAGAAAAGTTCCAACTCATataatttcagaaaaaaaaaaaaaaaaaaaaaaacaaaacaggaAAAGGGATCATAATTGAAACATATATAAAAGGTTCAGAATCAATAAAATTCAACTTATTGGGATCAAAGACTATTGCATTGAGAAATTGCAGAAATAAtccatttttgttttaaaaaaaaaaccaatgaGGTGATGGTTATGTTTTTAGTTTGAGTtatagagggtgtttgtttacctaattttcacctcatgtttgccttttcattttaaaaggcagGGTTTTAAGTGTTTAGTTAGACtcctcttgtttgccttttacagttGAAAAATAGCATTaaatgtttggttagtgacctcttgtttgccttttacactttgaaaagcagccttttacaaaagcagagaatctctactttttggaaaagcagctttttccaacagcaaacagtagataaaacaaacgggtcCATAGCTCAAATGGTAGTAGCTTCGATGATGTCGATAGTAATTCGTTAATTATGGTCATCTAgaacaatttattaattatgcCTCAGAACCATGTGGTTTTAAAACCTAAAAAAACTAAAGTTTCATATAAAACTAGATAGTTTTACATTTctctttttataaatattattattaaaaataataatcaagtTGAATTTGCTTATGAGTCTATTCACaagtattataataatattttttgaaTTGTTTACTAATCTATAACCAAGCTTGTTCACAAATTTTTGAATCGAGTAAATCAAATCAAACTCGATCGAACTTTTATCAACATAAACCATTTATGAATAGCTCAACTCATCTATATCTCCATCTATAACTAGACATTTGAATTTAAGCGAACAATTTCTTTTGCATATCACTGTactt encodes:
- the LOC136217709 gene encoding kinesin-like protein KIN-14I isoform X1; protein product: MAGELALSFSVASVVEDVLQQHGNRLGGGDLDLESRKAEEAASRRSEAAGWLRKMVGVVQAKDLPAEPSEEEFRLGLRSGIVLCNAINKVQPGAVPKVVESPCDAALIPDGAALSAFQYFENVRNFLVAVQEIGLPTFEASDLEQGGKSSRIVNSVLALKSYSEWKQTGGNGVWKFGGNVKPTVSTKSFVRKNTEPFTNNLSRNSSMNERSLNALSAEIDSNKMSTSCSVSTLVRAVLLDKKPEEVPELMESVLSKVMEELQHRITSQYDMVKPTSKDVPVPQGNKFFSKSATKKTEEKNFKTIKKEECFHKNNAPAQEELQNRNLKEKVILDHQQRDIQELKHTLRTTKAGMQFMQMKFHEEFNNLGMHVQGLAHAASSYHKVLEENRKLYNQVQDLKGSIRVYCRVRPFLSAQSNCLSTVDHIEEGNIAINTPSRHGKGCKSFSFNKVFGPSATQAEVFSDMQPLIRSVLDGFNVCIFAYGQTGSGKTYTMTGPRDLTEKTLGVNYRALSDLFLLAEQRKDVFRYNVAVQMIEIYNEQVRDLLVTDGSNKRLEIRNSSQTGLNVPDANLVPVSSTSDVIDLMNLGHRNRVVGATALNDRSSRSHSCLTVHVQGKDLTSGALLRGCMHLVDLAGSERVDKSEVTGDRLKEAQHINKSLSALGDVIASLAHKNPHVPYRNSKLTQLLQDSLGGQAKTLMFVHISPEPDAVGETISTLKFAERVATVELGAARVNKDSTDVKELKEQIASLKAALSRKEGEPEQFQHSLVRRKDNESSPFNSNQRLGDVNDSNSFRQAMGDVGNIEVQTLRQKRQSFDLDELLANSPPWPPVISPNKNYGEDEKEMGGSGDWVDKVMVNKQDAINRIENPLGCWEADNGNLPDVFYQKYLSDTSKIYPEQSYNMFMGNTRFNTSNTDDTDDLDAATSDSSEPDLLWQFNQTKLSGIANGSESKTKRPNSKAAKNPELSRNLNAMQGPSPSRKLPNGASPFSQRSGRLPAPVDMKRRTASRK
- the LOC136217709 gene encoding kinesin-like protein KIN-14I isoform X2, which encodes MAGELALSFSVASVVEDVLQQHGNRLGGGDLDLESRKAEEAASRRSEAAGWLRKMVGVVQAKDLPAEPSEEEFRLGLRSGIVLCNAINKVQPGAVPKVVESPCDAALIPDGAALSAFQYFENVRNFLVAVQEIGLPTFEASDLEQGGKSSRIVNSVLALKSYSEWKQTGGNGVWKFGGNVKPTVSTKSFVRKNTEPFTNNLSRNSSMNERSLNALSAEIDSNKMSTSCSVSTLVRAVLLDKKPEEVPELMESVLSKVMEELQHRITSQYDMVKPTSKDVPVPQGNKFFSKSATKKTEEKNFKTIKKEECFHKNNAPAQEELQNRNLKEKVILDHQQRDIQELKHTLRTTKAGMQFMQMKFHEEFNNLGMHVQGLAHAASSYHKVLEENRKLYNQVQDLKGSIRVYCRVRPFLSAQSNCLSTVDHIEEGNIAINTPSRHGKGCKSFSFNKVFGPSATQAEVFSDMQPLIRSVLDGFNVCIFAYGQTGSGKTYTMTGPRDLTEKTLGVNYRALSDLFLLAEQRKDVFRYNVAVQMIEIYNEQVRDLLVTDGSNKRLEIRNSSQTGLNVPDANLVPVSSTSDVIDLMNLGHRNRVVGATALNDRSSRSHSCLTVHVQGKDLTSGALLRGCMHLVDLAGSERVDKSEVTGDRLKEAQHINKSLSALGDVIASLAHKNPHVPYRNSKLTQLLQDSLGGQAKTLMFVHISPEPDAVGETISTLKFAERVATVELGAARVNKDSTDVKELKEQIASLKAALSRKEGEPEQFQHSLVRRKDNESSPFNSNQRLGDVNDSNSFRQAMGDVGNIEVQTLRQKRQSFDLDELLANSPPWPPVISPNKNYGEDEKEMGGSGDWVDKVMVNKQDAINRIENPLGCWEADNGNLPDVFYQKYLSDTSKIYPEQSYNMFMGNTRFNTSNTDDTDDLDAATSDSSEPDLLWQFNQTKLSGIANGSESKTKRPNSKAAKNPELRNLNAMQGPSPSRKLPNGASPFSQRSGRLPAPVDMKRRTASRK